Proteins encoded together in one Anopheles darlingi chromosome 3, idAnoDarlMG_H_01, whole genome shotgun sequence window:
- the LOC125957822 gene encoding serine/threonine-protein phosphatase 2A regulatory subunit B'' subunit gamma-like has translation MGDFREMLLSKLDSIAQNEVRQEPLSDDEIEDILFRKYRAELSKDQKDPTSGQQTRNDSYRYIPKFHFELPKSADSLAQKLREEARTLFLQKRSKELLDNNEFKLLWSLLEKHHTPPALDEEQFINYESYCKVANLAGDKFQRFLTATTFARLLASSGYPGKISVMALFNYAMRKVWLQQTRIGLSLYDYTGQGYLSESDMESYILELIPTFPQLEGLERSFHSFYVCTTVRKFFFFLDPLRTGRIRIRDILTCSFLDDLLELRDEEIPKDAQELNWFSAPSALSVYGHYLNLDKDHNGMLSKKELIGYGSGTLTPIFLERVFAECLTYDGEMDYKTYLDFVLALENRAEPQSLHYLFRILDVEHKGYLTAFTLNYFFKGIQDELSVHRAEPINFEDVKDEIFDMVKPADPTRITLKDLINCGHGETVVSILIEFHKFWAYENREVGVTSPASEEANSL, from the exons ATGGGTGATTTTCGCGAAATGCTGCTCTCCAAGCTGGACAGTATTGCACAAAATG AGGTGCGGCAGGAACCGCTTTCGGACGATGAGATCGAGGATATTCTGTTCCGGAAGTACCGTGCCGAGCTGTCCAAGGACCAAAAGGACCCTACTTCTGGCCAGCAGACGCGTAACGATTCGTATCGCTACATTCCCAAGTTCCACTTTGAGCTGCCGAAGAGTGCGGACTCGTTGGCGCAGAAGCTGCGCGAAGAAGCCCGGACGCTGTTCCTGCAGAAGCGAAGCAAGGAGTTGCTGGATAACAACGAGTTTAAGTTGCTGTGGAGCCTGCTTGAGAAGCACCACACACCGCCGGCACTGGACGAGGAGCAGTTCATCAACTACGAGAGCTACTGCAAGGTGGCCAACCTGGCGGGCGACAAGTTTCAGCGCTTTCTCACGGCGACGACTTTTGCGCGGCTGCTAGCGTCCAGCGGATACCCGGGCAAGATCAGCGTGATGGCACTGTTCAACTATGCGATGCGCAAGGTCTGGCTGCAGCAGACACGGATCGGGCTTTCGCTGTACGATTACACCGGGCAGGGCTATCTGAGCGAGTCCGATATGGAGTCGTACATACTCGAGCTCATACCGACGTTTCCGCAGCTGGAAGGGCTGGAGCGGTCGTTCCACAGTTTCTACGTCTGCACGACGGTGCGcaaatttttcttctttctcgatCCGCTACGGACGGGCCGCATCCGTATCCGGGACATACTGACGTGCAGCTTTCTGGACGATCTGCTCGAGCTGCGCGACGAAGAGATACCGAAGGATGCGCAGGAACTGAACTGGTTCTCGGCACCGTCGGCCCTCAGTGTGTACGGGCACTATCTGAATCTCGACAAGGACCACAACGGGATGCTGAGCAAGAAGGAGCTGATCGGATACGGTTCCGGTACGCTAACGCCCATCTTTCTCGAGCGAGTCTTTGCCGAGTGTCTGACGTACGACGGTGAGATGGATTACAAAACTTACCTCGATTTTGTGCTGGCCCTGGAGAATCGTGCAGAACCGCAGAGCTTGCACTACCTCTTTCGCATACTGGACGTTGAGCATAAGGGCTACCTGACGGCGTTCACGTTGAATTACTTCTTCAAGGGCATCCAGGACGAACTGTCGGTGCACCGGGCCGAGCCGATCAACTTCGAGGATGTAAAGGATGAGATCTTCGATATGGTGAAACCGGCCGATCCGACCCGTATCACGCTGAAGGATCTGATCAACTGCGGGCACGGGGAAACGGTCGTTTCGATCCTTATCGAGTTTCACAAGTTCTGGGCGTACGAGAATCGGGAGGTCGGTGTTACCTCGCCCGCTAGCGAGGAAGCGAACAGTTTATGA
- the LOC125957820 gene encoding protein angel homolog 2 — MKSIRSLLALTSGFVQQHGRRSWCSAVSIRNVQPKSRMMNAKETAKVPADPDQRRGRSQQAATYQDANRRWQQLASGQDGSYDETTPTKRKKSKEGEGFEFTLMSYNILAQDLLDGHLMELYRNHDPRSLPWQQRLKRLLAEIRHIRPDVLCVQELQQNHIKRFANGLADFQYEMLYKKRTGGVKTDGCAVFFRSDLFELIDHHEVEFFQPKVNKLNRDNVAIIAKLALKQSPQTRLVVSTTHLLFNPFRQDVRLAQIQILLAELDRFSYSGQTANGVPQYDPVLLCGDFNLQPFTAPYRLVMKGSLRYDQLATCTLERQNQEEQGCREPTGKLFLPRWLGITDRCQHEGLKDRESTHPNMVPPSDQTRLHHSAKSTGSSVPNGQAEDPAHERNSPPSDEFSSGTLNHHFVFHSAYHHRKETERPNETNQGVTTFQERWITVDYLFYTPYRSIAECCPSLPNWNLELLATYSLPTVSQCRRYIHHIPNRFYGSDHFSLAGRFRLTTPAAEQ, encoded by the exons ATGAAAAGCATCCGATCGCTGCTCGCTCTCACATCAGGGTTCGTACAACAACACGGTCGCCGTTCATGGTGTTCCGCCGTGAGTATCCGAAATGTCCAGCCGAAAAGCCGCATGATGAACGCCAAGGAAACCGCCAAGGTACCAGCTGATCCTGATCAGCGTCGCGGGCGGTCGCAACAGGCTGCCACCTATCAGGACGCTAATCGCCGATGGCAACAGTTAGCAAGCGGACAGGATGGTTCCTACGATGAGACGACACCgacaaaacggaagaagagTAAAGAAGGCGAAGGCTTCGAGTTTACGCTGATGAGCTACAACATACTGGCGCAGGATCTGCTCGATGGCCATCTGATGGAACTGTACCGTAACCATGATCCGAGATCGTTACCGTGGCAACAGCGGTTGAAACGGCTGCTCGCCGAAATCCGTCACATTCGGCCGGATGTGCTGTGCGTGCAGGAACTCCAGCAAAATCACATCAAGCGTTTCGCGAATGGATTGGCCGATTTCCAGTACGAGATGCTGTACAAGAAACGCACGGGTGGCGTGAAAACCGACGGCTGTGCCGTGTTCTTCAGGAGCGATCTATTCGAACTGATCGATCATCACGAGGTTGAGTTCTTTCAACCGAAGGTTAAC AAACTAAACCGGGATAATGTGGCCATCATCGCGAAGCTGGCATTGAAGCAGAGCCCGCAGACAAGGCTCGTCGTGTCGACGACGCATCTGCTGTTTAATCCGTTCCGGCAGGATGTGCGGCTGGCTCAGATACAGATACTGTTAGCTGAGCTGGATCGCTTTTCGTACAGTGGCCAAACGGCGAACGGTGTCCCGCAGTACGATCccgtgctgctgtgtggtgacttCAATCTGCAACCCTTCACCGCTCCCTACCGGCTGGTGATGAAGGGATCGCTGCGCTACGATCAACTTGCGACATGCACGCTAGAACGCCAGAATCAGGAAGAGCAGGGGTGCCGTGAGCCTACCGGCAAACTTTTTCTTCCCCGCTGGCTGGGCATCACCGATCGCTGCCAGCACGAGGGGCTTAAAGACCGTGAATCGACCCACCCCAATATGGTGCCACCATCCGATCAGACACGG CTCCATCACTCTGCAAAGTCTACCGGTTCTTCCGTCCCTAACGGGCAGGCCGAAGATCCGGCACACGAACGGAACTCACCACCGAGTGATGAGTTTTCCTCCGGCACGCTAAACCACCATTTCGTGTTTCATTCGGCCTACCATCACCGGAAGGAAACAGAGAGACCAAATGAGACCAATCAGGGAGTGACCACGTTCCAGGAACGTTGGATCACGGTAGACTATCTGTTCTACACACCGTACCGCTCGATTGCCGAGTGCTGTCCATCGCTTCCGAACTGGAACCTCGAGCTGCTTGCTACGTACAGTTTGCCAACGGTGTCGCAATGTCGACGGTACATTCACCACATTCCGAACCGTTTCTATGGTTCGGATCACTTCTCACTGGCCGGTCGCTTTCGGTTGACCACACCGGCGGCTGAGCAATGA